The DNA sequence TAAATAAAAAAGGATTAATACAATTGTATTAATCCTTTTTTATTTAAGCTACATCATTAGTTAAATCTTTTTTCGATTCCCAACACTCACAACCAATTAGACCTTCTATACTTGAAGATTCAAATTTAGGTTCTTTTATACCTGATTTTTTCTGGTTTGAATAATCCTTTAAGGCAAGGAAAGCAAATTTACTTAACTTAGCTATAGCAAATAAGTTTATAATAGCCATGAAGCCCATAAATAAATCTCCAAGGTTCCAAACAATTTCTACTGCAGTTAAAGAACCGAATATAACCATTCCTATAACGAATATTCTATATACATTTAAAAGGCTTTTACTCTTTGTCATATATTCTATATTTGATTGCCCATAGTAATAGTTTCCTACTATAGAACTAAATGCAAATAAGAATATACAAATAGCTATAAAATAATGTCCTATAGATCCTATTTGAGATGAAAGTGCATATTGCGTTAATTGAATACCTGATAGATTGCTAGAACCGTAGTCTGAACAAGTTAAAATTATAAATGCTGTACAACTACAAATAACTATCGTATCTGTAAACACACCAAGAGCTTGTACAAGTCCTTGTTGAACAGGATGAGATGTTGACGCTGTAGCTGCTGCATTTGGAGCACTACCCATACCTGCTTCGTTAGAGAATAAACCTCTTTTTACACCCATAAGTATAGTAGCTCCAATTCCACCACCAGCAATTGCTTTTATTCCAAATGCATTTTCTATTATTAATTTTAAGATATCAGGAAGTTTAGTTATATTCATACCAACAACAAGTATTGAAACTATTATATAGGCAACTGCAAATATAGGAACTATAACTTCTGATATTTTAGCAACTCTATGAACTCCCCCAAAAATTACTACAGTTGTTAAAACTGCTAAGACTATACCTATAAACATTTTATCTAAGCCAAATGCAGATTGGAAAGCTTCCGCAACTGTATTTGATTGAATTGCATTAAAAACAAATCCAAAACAAATTGTTATAAGTATTGAAAACGTCACACTTAAAAACTTATTATTAAGTCCTTTATCTATATAATATGCAGGACCTCCTCTAAAACCATCTCCATCTTTTACTTTATATATTTGGGCAAGAGTAGATTCTACAAAACTAGATGCAGCTCCTATTAAGGCAACTAACCACATCCAAAATACAGAACCAGGACCACCAAGAGTAATTGCTATTGCAATACCAGCTATATTACCAGTACCAACTCTTGATGCAGTGCTTATACAAAAGGCTTGAAATGAAGAAATTTGTCCTTTCTTTTTATCTGTAGAAGATGCACCTAGCAACTTAATCATTTCTTTAAAATACCTAAATTGAACAAAATTACTTTTAATCGTGAAATAAATACCTAAGATTAATAATAAAGCAATTAAGACATACGACCATAAAATATTGTTTAAAGATGTAACTAAATTATTAAACATACTCAATTAAAATACCTCCTTAATAAAACTTAATTTATCAAATTCTTAAAAAAGAAATTTTTAAAATTTAAAATTCATTTTTTTAAATTATACAACAAAATTAACAAAAGATCAATATTAAAAACCTTGTAAAAACCTAGGAAAACATTTTTGTTAATGTTTTGATATGAATAATTAAAAAATAAAATTGCAACTAAAAATAAAATATACTTTATAAGATAAGCTAAGTTAATAAAAACACTTAATAAAAGAATAAATATATTTACATTTAATGGAAAAAATAAATTGAGAAAAAGTTATCATATATTAATCAAAACCACTTGATTCTACAAAAATTTAATTATATAATAATAGATATAATAAAATTAAATAA is a window from the Paraclostridium sordellii genome containing:
- a CDS encoding alanine/glycine:cation symporter family protein — translated: MFNNLVTSLNNILWSYVLIALLLILGIYFTIKSNFVQFRYFKEMIKLLGASSTDKKKGQISSFQAFCISTASRVGTGNIAGIAIAITLGGPGSVFWMWLVALIGAASSFVESTLAQIYKVKDGDGFRGGPAYYIDKGLNNKFLSVTFSILITICFGFVFNAIQSNTVAEAFQSAFGLDKMFIGIVLAVLTTVVIFGGVHRVAKISEVIVPIFAVAYIIVSILVVGMNITKLPDILKLIIENAFGIKAIAGGGIGATILMGVKRGLFSNEAGMGSAPNAAATASTSHPVQQGLVQALGVFTDTIVICSCTAFIILTCSDYGSSNLSGIQLTQYALSSQIGSIGHYFIAICIFLFAFSSIVGNYYYGQSNIEYMTKSKSLLNVYRIFVIGMVIFGSLTAVEIVWNLGDLFMGFMAIINLFAIAKLSKFAFLALKDYSNQKKSGIKEPKFESSSIEGLIGCECWESKKDLTNDVA